AGCATAATAATTTTATCTATTTCGCTTTTATTATTTTGTTGGGCCACAGCATAGCTTTGATAATAACTTTTTGATATTTTCATTAGTTTATTCCTCCATTATCTTTTATTCTGTGCATCATTTTGAGCATCTATCATCATTAATACAGTATTAAATTCATCAATGGTCTTTTCCATCTTGGCATATTTCTCAATCAATCGGTTTCTGTATTCTTTAATCTCCCTATTTTTCTTCTCAATTTCTTGATTATTCATTCTGCTTGAATCAATAACCGATTCTACTCTTAGATCTAGCATCCCTTCTTCAGTTAAAACTTCTTCTAGAAAGTTATAAATTCTATCAGCGATACCCTGTGAAAAACTTATATCGGCATTTAATACTCCACTTCCATAATAATAAATGCTTATCCCGTCTAACACTGTACCTTCTGCTCCCTCAATCTTACCACTGGTAGCAGTGCCGGTATAATTCATGCTAATGGTAACTGGTCCAGTACCAGGATTATATGTAGCTTTCACTTGATCTTCCGGGTTAGCTTGAGAGGTATCAATAACCAGGCTAAAAGCATTGGTTTGAATGTTATTCTTACGTGAAAGAATCCTTAATGCTGAAGAGCTTGCCACAAAATCATATTCAAAGATTTTTCTAACTTCATCAAAATTATTAACAAGCTGCATATTAAGAACATCTTCATCTAAACCTAAAATAGTATTAGTATTAAGATCACTATCGTAGGTACTATCCGGATCATCGTAATCTAACAGTTTTATTCCAAGTTCTCCTAAATTGTTAAGAGCGGAATTAGTAAGGCCATAAGCCATTCCGGTAATTTCATTTAATAAACTATCATTAATAAAACTTACTAAATCATCACGACCCAAGGCTGCATTAGGAGCAAATTTACTACCTTTCTCCGGATCACTAATTCTTTCAGTTTGCTTCGCGATAAAAATTTTAAAATCATTAAAGGCAGTGATGAATTCTATTATTGTATCATAGGCTTTTTGAGAATTAGGCTCTATTTCAACATTTACACTTTCCCCTACTCCGGTCTTTTTTACCAGATCAAAAGTGACCCTTTCTATTACATCGCTCATGGTGTTGATCGGCCGAGAAATTGGAATAGTATTAAGAGTTATTTGTGCATCTAATGGCAACTGAGTATTGGTTAAGGTGATATTATTAATCACTGTAC
This window of the Rickettsiales endosymbiont of Stachyamoeba lipophora genome carries:
- the fliD gene encoding flagellar filament capping protein FliD; the encoded protein is MPAINFGSIATVGDKTIASGMASGMNSKDIINGLVDAKKIGLKKIEDKINVNDKKINAFNQMRKSLSKVYDAVNKLRNVPSVDKSDNAFSARKTTVSNINANANEVFVKVSAANDAEISSYDITIDELAKAKIQTSNSFASLTSSVVNASGTGTANFFEAGILKINGVDVHFTQGQNLNDIKSAINAASKDTNVKASVLKVGTGDYRLILQSTLTGIANAYTLTDTGTVINNITLTNTQLPLDAQITLNTIPISRPINTMSDVIERVTFDLVKKTGVGESVNVEIEPNSQKAYDTIIEFITAFNDFKIFIAKQTERISDPEKGSKFAPNAALGRDDLVSFINDSLLNEITGMAYGLTNSALNNLGELGIKLLDYDDPDSTYDSDLNTNTILGLDEDVLNMQLVNNFDEVRKIFEYDFVASSSALRILSRKNNIQTNAFSLVIDTSQANPEDQVKATYNPGTGPVTISMNYTGTATSGKIEGAEGTVLDGISIYYYGSGVLNADISFSQGIADRIYNFLEEVLTEEGMLDLRVESVIDSSRMNNQEIEKKNREIKEYRNRLIEKYAKMEKTIDEFNTVLMMIDAQNDAQNKR